The Acidobacteriota bacterium genome includes a region encoding these proteins:
- a CDS encoding IS5 family transposase → MSDDLWETIKILLDEYDPPASTGRPRDDRRPILNAIIYRFRSGCQWNHLPREFGDDSKIHRVFQHWVKLGIFEAIWAELLTECDELEQVQWDWQAADGWLGKARMGGDKIGPNPTDRAKNGTKKSLLTDGAGGPLSIVIAPANVNDHKLLEETLDSIVVERPKATRAKPQHLCLDKGYDNEPSHKIVKEHQYKDHIRRIGEEKLDQQGEKKHPARRYVVERTLAWLSKCRGLLIRYEKKSENYLAQLQFACALLWYRRLLRAEPVSS, encoded by the coding sequence ATATCAGATGATCTCTGGGAAACCATCAAGATTTTGCTCGATGAATATGATCCACCAGCCTCTACCGGCCGTCCCCGTGATGACCGGCGACCGATTCTTAATGCGATCATCTATCGTTTTCGCAGCGGGTGTCAGTGGAATCATCTGCCCCGGGAATTCGGAGATGATTCAAAAATTCATCGCGTCTTCCAGCATTGGGTCAAACTCGGAATCTTTGAAGCGATCTGGGCCGAACTGCTCACTGAGTGCGACGAACTCGAACAAGTCCAATGGGACTGGCAAGCCGCAGACGGATGGTTGGGTAAAGCGCGCATGGGCGGCGATAAAATCGGCCCCAATCCAACTGATCGCGCCAAAAACGGAACGAAAAAGAGCCTGCTCACGGATGGCGCCGGCGGCCCGTTATCGATCGTGATCGCTCCCGCCAATGTCAACGATCACAAGTTGCTGGAAGAGACCCTGGATTCGATTGTCGTTGAACGGCCCAAAGCGACGCGTGCGAAACCACAGCATCTCTGCCTCGATAAAGGTTACGATAACGAACCGAGTCACAAGATCGTCAAGGAGCATCAATACAAAGACCACATACGCCGGATCGGAGAAGAGAAACTCGATCAGCAGGGCGAAAAGAAGCACCCGGCGCGACGATACGTGGTTGAACGAACTCTGGCATGGTTATCCAAGTGCAGAGGGTTGCTGATCCGTTATGAGAAGAAGAGCGAGAACTACCTCGCCCAACTTCAATTCGCATGCGCCTTGCTTTGGTATCGCCGTTTACTTCGTGCAGAGCCAGTATCTTCATAG
- a CDS encoding helix-turn-helix transcriptional regulator has protein sequence MESIALQVNLSASRLRGLFRKETGLPLAHFVKLLRLETAHQLLTTEFLTIKEVMAKTGIRDHSHFNRDFKLFYGVTPSQYCNQSKYFDRHALLNSLNEEVRQSL, from the coding sequence TTGGAATCCATTGCTCTACAAGTCAATTTGTCCGCCTCCCGCCTCCGCGGCCTATTCCGTAAAGAAACCGGATTGCCCTTGGCGCATTTCGTCAAACTCCTTCGACTGGAGACTGCCCACCAATTGCTCACCACCGAATTTCTGACTATCAAAGAAGTCATGGCCAAAACTGGCATCCGCGACCACAGCCATTTCAACCGTGACTTCAAGCTGTTTTATGGGGTTACCCCATCGCAATATTGTAACCAGTCGAAATACTTTGATAGGCATGCTTTACTCAATTCGCTGAATGAAGAAGTTCGTCAGAGTTTGTAG